From Ovis aries strain OAR_USU_Benz2616 breed Rambouillet chromosome 21, ARS-UI_Ramb_v3.0, whole genome shotgun sequence, a single genomic window includes:
- the CCDC87 gene encoding coiled-coil domain-containing protein 87, which produces MEPYKPDPEFQRIYHRLLRPLSLFPSRTTRTASQEHLSQEVPMLLPLPVPRLTAVLVCRQVAERLTKSGLEARAPHKVRLRFTEVILDEIKCSWQEPPPELGMSHLNNQRLRKRLLIYVLLSCEQLFVRYLHLQKLMSTSAVVFTESATLTRLAASLARDCTVFLTGPDVYRSLLSDFLALLKEEQAQVSTPRLRAAGLGAYRLFQVPWHHITGVTQVPHFNLSLNYLIQLSRPRDLVSEPEKDPMKELKSIPQLKKKKPLRWLSSMQKRRESTFSSQIASPPGTFVAPRRRAPPTSHLPLYSQLQRGQSMPSLREGWRLADELGLPPLSPRPLTPLVLVAESKPELAVDTVAEDLKQMMKNMQLGWSQYSPLDSGLPPLLGALTYRPAASHHLEELQRMLNSLEEQEASEHRGLQSPKPPQLEPQPVTVTLKLRNQMVQIAAVQVSGRNFLDSFHIEGAGVLYNHLAGELEPKLIEQMDMDRTFGSSIREVYKELMSRVSNNHFTFDQGPLVEPAASKDWSAFLSSAFLRQEKQHRIINTKLAELYPQKASALQSNADKMSSFTSLQPSKSWERWSNKARWLNWWKSTLSVGDYFKYLTTQETDFLHVIFQMYEEEGPVETVAPIKESIKIQHPPPLLEDDEPDFVPGEWDWDTVLEHRLETKSSLLEESHKILSLQKRLERVWSMLDVPEKDRLDMAIKYSSNARLRQLPALVSAWERTLQPIQLREILLGRLEWFERQASDPNRFFQKTDVGLSRFLEENQIRSHFQRKLRMVEAPLVPLLEEIELVFGEPVTFKGRRYLDKMKHDKVEMLYWLQQRRRVRHLTRAKRASHQSVLSTKLSGHPLIAPGNTPITF; this is translated from the coding sequence ATGGAGCCGTATAAGCCGGACCCCGAATTCCAGCGGATCTACCACCGGTTGCTGCGTCCGTTGTCGCTCTTCCCCAGCAGGACGACACGCACAGCGTCTCAGGAGCACCTCTCGCAGGAGGTCCCGATGCTACTGCCTTTACCGGTTCCACGGCTGACGGCGGTGTTGGTCTGCCGCCAGGTAGCCGAGCGGCTGACCAAAAGCGGGCTGGAGGCGCGGGCGCCTCACAAGGTACGGCTCCGTTTCACCGAGGTCATCCTGGACGAGATAAAGTGCAGCTGGCAGGAGCCCCCCCCCGAACTTGGCATGAGTCACCTGAACAATCAGAGGCTACGGAAGCGGCTCCTGATCTACGTGCTGCTCAGCTGCGAGCAGCTCTTCGTACGCTACCTGCACCTCCAGAAGCTCATGTCGACCTCCGCAGTCGTCTTCACTGAATCAGCAACGCTTACCCGCTTGGCCGCCAGCCTCGCCAGGGACTGCACAGTTTTCCTCACCGGCCCCGACGTCTACCGTAGCCTGCTCTCTGACTTCCTTGCCCTGCTCAAAGAAGAGCAGGCCCAAGTCTCCACGCCCAGACTGCGCGCCGCTGGCCTTGGGGCTTACAGGCTCTTCCAGGTCCCATGGCATCACATCACTGGCGTCACCCAAGTGCCGCATTTCAACCTCAGCCTGAACTACCTCATCCAACTCAGCCGCCCGCGAGACCTTGTCAGTGAGCCTGAAAAGGATCCAATGAAGGAATTGAAGTCCATTCCCCAGCTGAAGAAGAAGAAGCCTCTGCGCTGGCTGTCCTCCAtgcaaaagaggagagaaagcacCTTCAGTTCACAGATTGCATCACCGCCTGGGACCTTTGTGGCTCCCCGCAGACGGGCTCCCCCCACCTCACACTTGCCCCTCTACTCCCAGCTCCAGAGGGGCCAGTCCATGCCCTCTCTGCGTGAGGGTTGGAGGCTAGCAGATGAGCTGGGCCTTCCTCCACTCAGTCCTCGCCCCTTAACTCCATTGGTCCTGGTGGCAGAGAGCAAACCAGAGCTGGCAGTGGACACGGTGGCTGAGGACCTGAAGCAGATGATGAAGAATATGCAGCTGGGGTGGTCTCAGTACTCACCGCTGGACTCAGGGCTGCCCCCACTCCTGGGGGCCCTGACCTACCGCCCAGCTGCTAGCCATCACCTAGAAGAGCTGCAGAGAATGTTGAACAGCCTTGAGGAGCAAGAGGCCTCGGAACATCGGGGCCTCCAGTCCCCTAAACCCCCTCAGCTTGAACCACAGCCAGTGACTGTTACTTTGAAGCTAAGAAATCAGATGGTCCAGATAGCTGCTGTACAGGTCTCAGGAAGAAACTTTTTGGATTCCTTCCACATTGAGGGGGCCGGTGTGCTATACAACCACCTTGCTGGTGAACTGGAACCCAAACTTATCGAGCAAATGGATATGGATCGCACTTTTGGCAGTAGCATCAGGGAAGTCTACAAGGAGCTGATGAGCCGTGTCTCTAACAACCACTTCACTTTTGACCAGGGGCCCCTGGTTGAGCCTGCAGCCAGTAAAGACTGGTCAGCCTTCCTGTCCTCAGCCTTCCTACGTCAAGAAAAACAGCATCGTATCATCAACACCAAGCTGGCTGAACTTTATCCCCAGAAAGCAAGTGCTTTACAGTCCAATGCAGATAAGATGTCCTCCTTCACATCACTCCAACCAAGTAAAAGCTGGGAAAGGTGGTCAAACAAGGCCAGATGGCTGAACTGGTGGAAAAGCACTTTGTCTGTGGGTGACTATTTTAAGTACCTCACCACCCAGGAGACAGATTTCCTCCATGTCATCTTCCAAATGTATGAAGAGGAGGGTCCTGTGGAGACCGTGGCCCCTATCAAAGAATCCATAAAAATCCAACACCCACCCCCCTTGCTAGAAGACGATGAGCCAGATTTTGTGCCAGGAGAGTGGGACTGGGACACGGTGCTGGAACACAGGCTAGAAACTAAGAGCAGCCTCCTGGAAGAGTCTCACAAAATCCTGAGCCTGCAGAAGCGTCTGGAGCGGGTTTGGTCCATGCTTGACGTTCCAGAGAAGGACCGGCTGGACATGGCCATCAAATACAGCTCCAATGCCCGCCTGAGGCAGCTGCCGGCACTGGTGAGTGCCTGGGAAAGGACCTTGCAGCCCATCCAGCTGCGGGAGATACTGCTGGGGAGACTGGAGTGGTTTGAGCGGCAAGCCTCTGACCCTAACCGCTTCTTCCAAAAGACTGATGTGGGCCTGAGTCGCTTCCTGGAGGAGAATCAGATCCGCAGCCATTTCCAAAGGAAGCTCCGTATGGTGGAGGCTCCTTTGGTTCCCCTCCTGGAGGAGATCGAGTTAGTCTTTGGTGAGCCGGTGACCTTCAAGGGGCGGCGCTACCTGGACAAGATGAAGCACGACAAAGTGGAGATGCTCTACTGGCTGCAGCAGCGGCGGCGGGTCCGCCACCTAACCCGGGCCAAAAGGGCCTCCCATCAGTCGGTCCTGTCCACCAAGCTCAGCGGCCATCCTTTAATAGCCCCAGGGAATACTCCCATTACTTTTTGA